The genomic segment TATGGACCTGCTGACCAAGGTGACCATCGGCTGTGGCCCCGCGATCTATGATGCCGACGCTTCGACGGTGGCTGCCGGGCAGGAGCATGAGCTGGAAACCGTGAAGGACAATTTCCTGATCAAGAAGCTGGGGCTGACGGACGGGCCGCAGCTGATGGAAGCGATCAACCAGGTGATCGAGACCT from the Roseovarius indicus genome contains:
- a CDS encoding DUF2853 family protein, yielding MGRRDDLIETYAEDLRSKCGMQPDMDLLTKVTIGCGPAIYDADASTVAAGQEHELETVKDNFLIKKLGLTDGPQLMEAINQVIETYGKSERNKYRAVVYYMLTKHFGKESVYG